From Halanaeroarchaeum sulfurireducens, a single genomic window includes:
- a CDS encoding ATP-binding protein has translation MTNQHFVDRDAELELLNSRFENDSAELLVIYGRRRLGKSALVREAVRDRENAIYWQATEETASAQLANFVDTASETFPLLEDIQRDWEALLRALGREDAIVVLDEFPYLVESDDALPSKIQRVWDTRLEETDTTLVLVGSSISIMEDKVLSGGSPLYGRRTATIDLPPLDLTDAQQFYPGDDPDGVIQAWSVFGGTPYYLQALDPSRSLAENIQSQVLSEHGVLHNEPEFLLRTEFGIREPQTYYTILRAIATGKRAANEIAGFAGVDSNALGSYLSKLRRLGLVERDIPVTANPNSTRKSRYRLKEPLFRFWFRYVYGQQGELVQLGDDAYEQMVEPTFTDYMGTMFERVCQNVLPSLIPKTYHGIGYWWHKQHELDVVGLASDGTLVAGECKYTSREMTEGDLADLERTASEVQWTPSNESDRTEHYCCFCRSGFSDGLQQVAAERDDVSLFTPSDIVQGGIDG, from the coding sequence ATGACCAACCAGCATTTCGTCGACCGCGATGCCGAACTCGAATTGCTAAATTCGCGGTTCGAGAACGACAGTGCCGAACTGCTCGTTATCTACGGACGACGACGACTCGGCAAGAGTGCTCTCGTGCGTGAAGCAGTTCGAGACCGGGAGAATGCGATATACTGGCAGGCAACCGAAGAGACCGCGTCCGCACAACTCGCTAACTTCGTCGACACGGCCAGCGAGACATTCCCACTACTGGAGGATATCCAGCGCGACTGGGAAGCCCTGCTCCGGGCACTCGGTCGCGAAGACGCAATCGTCGTCCTGGACGAGTTCCCCTATCTCGTCGAATCGGACGATGCGCTCCCGTCGAAGATACAGCGCGTCTGGGACACGCGTCTCGAAGAGACGGACACGACACTCGTGCTCGTCGGCTCGTCGATCAGCATCATGGAAGACAAGGTCCTCAGCGGTGGCAGTCCGCTGTACGGCCGCCGGACGGCGACCATCGACCTGCCACCACTCGATCTCACGGATGCACAGCAGTTCTATCCCGGTGATGACCCGGACGGGGTCATCCAAGCCTGGAGTGTCTTCGGCGGGACGCCGTACTATCTCCAGGCACTCGACCCGTCCCGCTCGCTGGCCGAGAACATCCAGTCGCAGGTACTCTCGGAGCACGGCGTCCTCCACAACGAACCGGAGTTCCTCTTACGGACCGAGTTCGGTATCCGCGAGCCACAGACGTACTACACGATTCTCCGGGCAATCGCGACCGGGAAACGCGCGGCAAACGAGATCGCCGGGTTCGCTGGTGTCGACTCCAACGCGCTGGGTTCGTACCTCTCGAAGCTCCGGCGTCTCGGGCTCGTCGAACGGGACATACCCGTGACCGCCAATCCCAACTCGACGCGGAAGAGTCGCTACCGGCTGAAGGAACCGCTGTTCCGGTTCTGGTTCCGGTACGTCTACGGCCAGCAGGGAGAACTCGTCCAGCTCGGCGACGACGCCTACGAGCAAATGGTCGAACCGACCTTCACCGACTACATGGGGACGATGTTCGAGCGCGTCTGTCAGAATGTGCTCCCATCGCTGATTCCAAAGACGTACCATGGCATCGGCTACTGGTGGCACAAGCAGCACGAACTCGATGTCGTGGGGCTCGCGAGCGACGGGACACTCGTCGCAGGGGAGTGCAAGTACACCAGCCGAGAGATGACCGAAGGCGATCTGGCCGACCTCGAACGGACAGCATCCGAGGTCCAGTGGACGCCGTCCAATGAAAGCGACCGGACGGAGCATTACTGTTGTTTCTGTCGCTCCGGGTTTTCCGATGGCCTGCAACAGGTGGCTGCGGAACGTGACGACGTGTCACTGTTCACACCCAGCGACATTGTACAGGGCGGTATCGATGGGTGA
- a CDS encoding AIR synthase family protein, translating to MDPGKVDRAFFEEFIGPRLGADRADVRLGPTHGADFGVIDVGERCVALATDPLFVLRDLGLERAAWFAFHIVVSDVALSGIPPTHLSVDFNLPPDTDEETFGEIWSVFDREARILGIDIVTGHTGAYAGTAFPTVGGATAIAVGDPADLVVPTGASPGDRLVVTKGPAIETTGVLATVFGDAIDLPDGVVAAARERFDETSPVRDALTAAAAGPVTAMHDATEGGVENALVELASASGVGLRVERERIPVGPGVAALCEYFDVDPWIASSEGTVLLTVEPDGVEDVLGALDREGIRAEEVGEVTEGADVIVDGDRVDAPEQDPFWPAYERARERVGVQ from the coding sequence ATGGATCCCGGGAAAGTGGACCGAGCGTTCTTCGAGGAATTTATCGGGCCGCGTCTCGGGGCGGACCGGGCGGACGTCCGTCTCGGACCGACCCATGGCGCGGACTTCGGCGTTATCGACGTCGGCGAGCGGTGCGTCGCCCTCGCGACCGATCCCCTGTTCGTCCTCCGCGATCTGGGCCTCGAACGGGCCGCCTGGTTTGCCTTTCATATCGTCGTGAGCGACGTGGCGCTGTCCGGCATCCCCCCGACCCACCTCAGCGTGGATTTCAATCTCCCACCCGATACCGACGAAGAGACGTTCGGGGAGATCTGGTCGGTCTTCGACCGTGAGGCTCGAATCCTCGGAATCGACATCGTCACCGGGCACACGGGCGCGTACGCGGGTACAGCGTTCCCGACCGTCGGCGGCGCCACGGCGATTGCGGTCGGCGACCCAGCGGATCTCGTGGTTCCGACCGGTGCGTCTCCGGGCGACCGGCTCGTCGTCACGAAGGGGCCGGCCATCGAAACCACCGGCGTGCTCGCGACGGTCTTCGGTGACGCCATCGACCTCCCGGACGGTGTCGTGGCCGCCGCCCGCGAACGATTCGATGAGACCTCACCGGTCAGGGACGCGCTTACGGCCGCCGCGGCCGGCCCGGTCACCGCCATGCACGACGCGACCGAGGGCGGCGTCGAGAACGCCCTCGTGGAACTGGCCAGCGCGAGCGGCGTCGGACTGCGGGTCGAGCGCGAACGCATCCCCGTTGGCCCCGGCGTCGCGGCCCTCTGTGAGTACTTCGACGTCGATCCCTGGATCGCGAGCAGCGAGGGGACCGTCCTGCTGACCGTCGAACCGGACGGCGTCGAGGACGTGCTCGGCGCCCTCGACAGGGAAGGAATCCGGGCCGAGGAGGTCGGCGAGGTAACCGAAGGAGCGGACGTCATCGTCGATGGAGACCGCGTCGACGCTCCCGAACAGGACCCGTTCTGGCCGGCCTACGAGCGCGCTCGCGAGCGGGTGGGCGTCCAGTAG
- a CDS encoding sodium-dependent transporter — protein MARETWGTRIGFILAAVGSAIGLGNIWRFPFQVSQEGGAAFMVMYLAFVLLIGFPAMLAEFVVGRKTELNAVGGIREFAGGMWSYLGGLFVFIGFVILSYYSVIGGWVLRYVVGSFTGGYVGTTAEGAPVAQQYFGQISTGMDTLLFHAIFMAIVIGVVAVGVKQGIELAVKVMVPAIFLIFGILAVYAFTLGGAGQAYAYYLSPDLGYILANWKSLVPAAAGQGFFTLSLGMGVMITYASYLDSDENLALDGVSIVALNTGISIITGLIVFPILFTAGIDPATSGPGALFVSIASALGDLPFGRGVGFLFFLTVFIAALSSAISLIEVVVSYAIDEFQIDRIKATSVAGIAIFLLGAPVTTDLVFVDLYDIFAAQILLVLGGVLLMISITWVNADQAVEELQKGIGDLGALGTLWIWMVRIPVVVVLLISLYLGITGYIEFLQGPFAEYLASL, from the coding sequence ATGGCACGTGAAACCTGGGGGACCCGGATTGGGTTCATCCTCGCGGCAGTCGGAAGTGCAATCGGACTGGGCAACATCTGGCGATTCCCATTTCAGGTAAGCCAGGAAGGCGGTGCAGCCTTCATGGTAATGTACCTGGCGTTCGTCCTGTTGATCGGCTTCCCGGCGATGCTCGCAGAGTTCGTTGTCGGACGGAAAACGGAACTGAACGCCGTCGGCGGCATCCGCGAGTTCGCCGGTGGGATGTGGTCGTATCTCGGTGGGCTGTTCGTCTTCATCGGGTTCGTCATCCTGTCGTACTACAGCGTGATCGGCGGGTGGGTCCTCAGATACGTCGTCGGGAGCTTCACCGGCGGGTACGTCGGAACGACCGCCGAGGGCGCCCCTGTGGCCCAGCAGTACTTCGGCCAAATCTCGACCGGGATGGACACGCTGCTCTTCCACGCCATCTTCATGGCAATCGTCATTGGCGTCGTCGCCGTGGGCGTCAAGCAGGGGATCGAGTTGGCGGTCAAGGTAATGGTCCCAGCTATCTTCCTCATTTTCGGTATTCTGGCCGTGTACGCCTTCACGCTGGGCGGCGCGGGTCAGGCCTACGCGTACTACCTCTCACCGGATCTCGGGTACATTCTCGCGAACTGGAAGAGCCTCGTCCCGGCCGCAGCCGGCCAAGGCTTTTTCACCCTCTCGCTCGGGATGGGCGTGATGATCACCTACGCTTCGTATCTCGACTCGGACGAGAACCTTGCCCTTGACGGGGTGAGCATCGTTGCTCTCAACACCGGCATCTCGATAATCACCGGGTTGATCGTCTTTCCGATCCTGTTCACGGCCGGAATCGATCCGGCGACCTCGGGCCCGGGCGCACTCTTCGTCAGCATCGCGAGTGCTCTCGGGGACCTACCATTCGGCCGCGGGGTCGGCTTCCTGTTCTTCCTGACCGTGTTCATCGCGGCCCTCTCCTCGGCGATCAGCCTGATCGAGGTCGTCGTCTCCTACGCTATCGACGAGTTCCAGATCGACCGGATAAAGGCGACCAGCGTTGCCGGAATCGCGATCTTCCTGCTCGGCGCCCCGGTGACCACCGACCTGGTATTCGTGGACCTCTACGACATCTTCGCCGCCCAGATCCTCCTGGTCCTCGGTGGAGTCTTGCTCATGATCTCGATCACATGGGTCAACGCCGACCAGGCGGTCGAGGAACTCCAGAAGGGTATCGGCGACCTTGGCGCCCTGGGCACCCTCTGGATCTGGATGGTCAGGATCCCCGTCGTCGTGGTGTTGCTGATCTCGCTGTACCTGGGGATCACCGGGTACATCGAGTTCCTCCAGGGACCGTTCGCCGAGTATCTGGCGTCGCTGTAG
- the mutS gene encoding DNA mismatch repair protein MutS — MGAVTGIVDEFLSLKADTEADLLAMQVGDFYEFFDEDAETVADELDLQVSTKSSHGSSYPMAGVPVSELTPYLKALVERGYRVAVADQHETDDGHEREVTRVVTPGTLLETTDASAQYLAAVVRDDESAWGLAFVDVTTGRFHVTQVAASADAYTELYRFDPVEVLPGPSVRDEDEAVATLRSRTDATVTPHEANAFAPGAATHRLKEQFGEEALHSLGIEPGSPAVRAAGAALDYVAETGLGVARSVTRLQPYRADDHVELDATTQRNLELTETMQGDRSGSLFATLDHTVTSAGGRLLREWLQRPRRSVEEIESRQEAVAAFTQAALARDAISDTLSNTYDLERLASKIAHGSADAHDLLAVRDTLEAIPTLADAVESTPGLADSPVADIVNRADRETLGEVREELADAIVADPPKTLTQGGLFQRGYDDDLDDLIAGYEEAMEWIEALEPGEKSRLGVTHLQVDRNKTDGYYIQIGKSEAEKAPEEYREIKTLKNSKRFTTDELDERERRILRIEDERADLEYDLFEEFRDRLADVADVLQAAGRTLAELDALASLGLHAVENDWTRPTVTGGDGLDVEAGRHPVVEQTTEFVPNDARFESGRRFLIVTGPNMSGKSTFLRQTALIVLLAQIGSYVPARSARIGTVDGIFTRVGALDELAQGRSTFMVEMQELSNILHSASEDSLVILDEVGRGTATYDGISIAWAATEYLHNEVRAKTLFATHYHELTRLADHLDDVANVHIAADERDGDVTFLRTVREGPTDRSYGIHVADLAGVPDPVVDRASNVLDTLRADNAIEAKGSGRTEPVQAVFDLGSGEFTANGAGDDRGADSDRDPDREADSDRDPDRGADSDREANPDPDREAIVEDLADLPLNELTPIEVLSRVQDMQERLQ; from the coding sequence GTGGGCGCCGTGACCGGCATCGTCGACGAATTCCTCTCGTTGAAAGCCGATACGGAGGCCGACCTCCTCGCGATGCAGGTCGGCGACTTCTACGAGTTCTTCGACGAGGACGCCGAGACCGTCGCCGACGAACTCGACCTCCAGGTCTCGACGAAGTCGAGTCACGGCTCCTCGTATCCGATGGCGGGCGTCCCGGTCTCGGAACTCACCCCGTACCTCAAGGCGCTCGTCGAGCGGGGGTACCGCGTCGCCGTCGCCGACCAACACGAGACCGACGATGGACACGAACGCGAGGTCACCCGTGTCGTCACCCCGGGGACACTCCTCGAGACGACGGACGCGAGCGCCCAGTACCTCGCGGCGGTCGTCCGTGACGACGAGTCCGCGTGGGGACTGGCCTTCGTCGACGTGACGACGGGCCGATTCCACGTCACGCAGGTCGCCGCCAGCGCTGACGCGTACACGGAACTCTATCGCTTCGACCCGGTCGAGGTGCTTCCCGGGCCGTCGGTTCGCGACGAGGACGAGGCCGTCGCGACGCTCCGCTCGCGAACCGACGCGACCGTAACTCCCCACGAGGCGAACGCCTTCGCCCCGGGGGCCGCGACGCACCGGCTGAAAGAACAGTTTGGCGAGGAGGCCCTCCACAGTCTCGGGATCGAACCGGGCAGCCCCGCCGTGCGCGCCGCGGGCGCGGCCCTCGATTACGTCGCCGAGACCGGGCTCGGCGTCGCGCGGTCCGTCACCCGTCTGCAGCCCTATCGAGCCGACGACCACGTCGAACTCGACGCGACGACACAGCGCAACCTCGAACTCACGGAGACGATGCAGGGTGACCGCTCAGGGTCGCTCTTTGCCACCCTCGATCACACGGTCACCAGCGCCGGCGGCCGCCTCCTCCGGGAGTGGCTCCAGCGACCGCGGCGATCCGTCGAGGAGATCGAGTCCCGACAGGAGGCCGTCGCGGCGTTCACGCAGGCGGCCCTGGCCCGCGACGCCATCAGCGATACCCTCTCGAACACGTACGACCTCGAACGACTCGCCAGCAAGATCGCCCACGGGAGCGCCGACGCCCACGACCTGTTGGCCGTGCGGGACACCCTCGAGGCGATCCCGACGCTGGCCGATGCCGTCGAATCCACACCCGGCCTCGCCGACTCCCCGGTCGCGGACATCGTGAACCGGGCCGACCGCGAGACGCTGGGCGAGGTTCGCGAGGAACTGGCCGACGCGATCGTCGCGGATCCGCCGAAGACCCTCACACAGGGCGGTCTCTTCCAGCGTGGCTACGACGACGACCTCGACGACCTCATCGCGGGATACGAGGAGGCCATGGAGTGGATCGAGGCTCTCGAACCAGGGGAAAAGTCCCGTCTCGGCGTCACTCACCTCCAGGTCGATCGCAACAAGACCGATGGCTATTACATCCAGATCGGCAAATCCGAGGCCGAGAAGGCGCCCGAGGAGTATCGCGAGATCAAGACGCTGAAGAACTCCAAACGGTTCACGACCGACGAACTCGACGAGCGCGAGCGGCGCATCCTCCGCATCGAAGACGAGCGGGCCGACCTCGAGTACGACCTCTTCGAGGAATTCCGGGACCGGCTGGCCGACGTCGCCGACGTCCTCCAGGCGGCGGGGCGAACCCTCGCCGAACTCGACGCGCTCGCCAGCCTCGGACTGCACGCCGTCGAAAACGACTGGACGCGCCCCACCGTCACCGGGGGCGACGGACTCGACGTGGAGGCCGGTCGGCACCCGGTCGTCGAACAGACCACCGAGTTCGTCCCGAACGACGCGCGCTTCGAGTCGGGCCGGCGGTTTCTCATCGTCACCGGGCCCAACATGTCCGGAAAATCGACGTTCCTCCGCCAGACGGCGCTGATAGTGCTCCTGGCGCAGATCGGCAGCTACGTTCCGGCCCGCTCCGCGCGGATCGGGACCGTCGACGGCATCTTCACCCGCGTGGGCGCCCTCGACGAACTCGCACAGGGGCGTTCGACGTTCATGGTCGAGATGCAGGAACTCTCGAACATCCTCCACTCGGCGAGCGAGGACTCCCTGGTCATCCTCGACGAAGTCGGCCGTGGCACCGCCACGTACGACGGGATCTCCATCGCCTGGGCCGCGACCGAGTATCTCCACAACGAGGTGCGCGCGAAGACGCTGTTCGCGACTCATTATCACGAACTCACGCGACTCGCAGACCACCTCGACGACGTCGCCAACGTCCACATCGCGGCGGACGAACGCGACGGGGACGTCACCTTCCTCCGGACCGTCCGCGAGGGGCCGACCGACCGGAGCTACGGCATCCACGTCGCCGACCTCGCGGGCGTCCCCGATCCCGTCGTCGATCGGGCGTCGAACGTCCTCGATACCCTCCGGGCGGACAACGCCATCGAGGCGAAAGGCAGCGGACGGACCGAACCGGTGCAGGCGGTCTTCGACCTCGGCTCGGGTGAGTTCACGGCGAACGGGGCGGGCGACGACCGTGGGGCCGATTCCGACCGCGACCCGGACCGCGAGGCCGATTCCGACCGCGACCCGGACCGTGGGGCCGATTCCGACCGCGAGGCCAACCCCGACCCGGACCGCGAGGCCATCGTCGAGGACCTGGCCGATCTCCCGCTCAATGAACTCACGCCAATCGAGGTCCTCTCGCGGGTTCAGGACATGCAAGAGCGACTCCAATGA
- the mutL gene encoding DNA mismatch repair endonuclease MutL yields the protein MSEYITRLDERTVERIAAGEVVERPASVVKELVENSLDADASRIDVAVTGNGTDHIEVADDGRGMSAADVRAAVQQHTTSKIGDIDDLTDGVGTLGFRGEALYTIGAVARMTVASRPRSGDGAGTELRMVGGEIESVEPTGRPPGTTVTVEDLFFNTPARRKYLKTDATEFGHVNRVVTRYALANPSVAVSLSHDGNRVFATTGQGDLREAMLAVYGRDVAESMISVEYEGAAAAVEGYVSDPETTRSAREYVSTYVNDRYVRDGDLRGAIVSAYGTQLAADRYPFAALFVEVPPERVDVNVHPRKMEVRFDEEDAVYDAVESAVEDALLDHGLVRTRAPRGRSAPEETPVEPATEDAHPSDPAESGTEGDGSTTATGPSESDRQSAGGADADEQEPTPDASDDTSDSVQEASDSAQEAPDSVQDSSAAGIAAESSRNSTADEPSHASTADEPSHASTADEPSHASTADEPSHASTADEPSHASTADEPSHASTADESHRESTAVDPDRKFDGALDQPSLTDVEATTGTDAGTSPETDVGPATDTDVEATTDFETLPPLRVLGQLQDTYVVAESPAGLVLVDQHAADERINYERLASRLATRRDSQTLVSPVEIELTAHEASVFEAALDEVRDLGFEARLDGRTALVEAVPAVLSDELDPSLLRDVLAGFLEQDGQDVVDSAADAIISDLACYPSITGNTSLSDGDVVSLLQRLDACENPFACPHGRPTLIEFSEEELEDRFERDYPGHQVRRPE from the coding sequence ATGAGCGAATACATCACCAGACTCGACGAACGGACGGTCGAACGCATCGCCGCCGGCGAGGTCGTCGAGCGGCCCGCCTCCGTCGTCAAGGAACTCGTCGAGAACAGCCTCGACGCCGACGCGTCCCGGATCGACGTCGCGGTCACCGGCAACGGGACCGATCACATCGAGGTCGCTGACGACGGGCGGGGCATGTCCGCGGCCGACGTCCGTGCCGCCGTCCAGCAGCACACCACGAGCAAGATCGGCGACATCGATGACCTGACCGATGGCGTGGGGACCCTCGGCTTTCGCGGCGAGGCCCTCTACACCATCGGCGCCGTCGCCCGCATGACGGTCGCGAGTCGGCCCCGATCCGGAGACGGCGCCGGAACCGAACTGCGCATGGTCGGCGGCGAGATCGAATCGGTCGAACCGACCGGTCGGCCCCCCGGGACGACGGTCACCGTCGAGGACCTCTTTTTCAATACGCCCGCCCGCCGAAAGTATCTCAAGACCGACGCCACCGAGTTCGGCCACGTCAACCGCGTCGTCACGCGATACGCGCTGGCAAACCCGTCCGTCGCCGTTTCGCTCTCCCACGACGGGAACCGGGTCTTCGCCACGACCGGGCAGGGTGACCTCCGAGAGGCGATGCTCGCGGTCTACGGTCGCGACGTCGCCGAATCGATGATTTCCGTCGAGTACGAGGGCGCGGCGGCCGCGGTCGAGGGATACGTGAGCGATCCCGAGACCACGCGGAGCGCGCGAGAATACGTCTCCACCTACGTCAACGACCGGTACGTCCGCGACGGGGACCTGCGTGGTGCGATCGTCTCGGCGTACGGCACGCAGCTCGCCGCCGACCGCTACCCCTTTGCCGCCCTCTTCGTCGAGGTGCCGCCCGAGCGCGTGGACGTGAACGTCCACCCCCGCAAGATGGAGGTACGCTTCGACGAGGAAGACGCCGTCTACGACGCGGTCGAATCCGCCGTCGAGGACGCCCTCCTCGACCACGGCCTCGTCCGAACCCGGGCGCCACGCGGTCGCTCCGCCCCCGAGGAGACGCCGGTCGAACCGGCGACCGAGGACGCTCACCCCTCCGACCCCGCGGAATCCGGGACCGAGGGCGACGGCTCGACGACCGCGACCGGCCCGTCCGAGTCGGATCGGCAATCGGCTGGCGGTGCGGACGCCGATGAGCAGGAGCCGACCCCGGACGCCAGCGACGATACTTCCGACTCGGTTCAGGAAGCCTCCGATTCGGCTCAGGAAGCCCCCGACTCGGTTCAAGACTCCTCCGCAGCCGGGATCGCAGCCGAGTCGTCCCGGAACTCGACCGCCGACGAGCCGTCCCATGCTTCGACCGCCGACGAGCCGTCCCATGCTTCGACCGCCGACGAGCCGTCCCATGCTTCGACCGCCGACGAGCCGTCCCATGCTTCGACCGCCGACGAGCCGTCCCATGCTTCGACCGCCGACGAGCCGTCCCATGCTTCGACCGCCGACGAGTCGCATCGGGAATCCACCGCCGTGGATCCCGATCGCAAGTTCGACGGGGCGCTCGACCAGCCATCCCTCACCGACGTCGAGGCGACCACGGGGACCGACGCCGGGACATCTCCGGAGACCGATGTCGGCCCAGCGACGGACACCGACGTCGAGGCAACCACGGACTTCGAGACGCTCCCGCCGCTTCGCGTCCTCGGGCAGCTTCAGGATACCTACGTCGTCGCGGAATCGCCGGCGGGCCTGGTACTCGTCGACCAGCACGCCGCCGACGAGCGCATCAATTACGAGCGCCTCGCGAGTCGGTTGGCGACCCGTCGCGACTCGCAGACGCTGGTCTCGCCGGTCGAAATCGAACTCACCGCCCACGAGGCGAGCGTCTTCGAGGCGGCACTCGACGAGGTGCGCGACCTCGGCTTCGAGGCGCGCCTGGACGGTCGCACCGCTCTCGTCGAGGCGGTTCCGGCGGTCCTGTCGGACGAACTGGACCCATCGCTCTTGCGGGACGTCCTGGCCGGCTTCCTCGAGCAGGACGGCCAGGACGTCGTGGATTCGGCCGCAGACGCCATCATCTCCGATCTGGCGTGCTATCCGTCGATCACGGGCAACACGTCGCTCTCAGACGGTGACGTCGTGTCGTTGCTCCAGCGCCTGGACGCCTGTGAGAATCCCTTCGCCTGTCCCCACGGACGCCCCACGCTCATCGAGTTCTCGGAAGAAGAACTCGAGGATCGATTTGAGCGCGACTACCCGGGCCATCAGGTGCGACGGCCTGAGTAG
- a CDS encoding winged helix-turn-helix domain-containing protein: MSPEGASNDEPEWVGAWKKHASAFDRVKSVTMTLSEPQPAPWIAEEAAVSPNTARDHLHRLIDLGVVTVTENDGTRRYYPDPLYTRLRDVRELLRGTTKQELSEQAADLKNDIAAWETEYDVYSPDVLRERATTDDVSAEQAYEFVRIASDWELARYRLSLVQDAIENYDTWTSDPSSITV; the protein is encoded by the coding sequence ATGTCACCCGAAGGGGCGTCCAACGACGAACCCGAGTGGGTAGGGGCGTGGAAGAAGCACGCGTCGGCGTTCGATCGGGTGAAGTCAGTCACGATGACGCTCTCGGAGCCACAGCCCGCCCCGTGGATCGCCGAGGAGGCTGCTGTCTCCCCGAATACGGCGCGGGATCACCTCCACCGACTCATCGATCTCGGCGTCGTAACGGTGACCGAGAACGACGGGACCCGTCGCTACTATCCGGACCCACTGTACACCCGGCTTCGGGATGTTCGAGAGTTACTCCGAGGGACGACAAAGCAGGAACTCTCAGAACAGGCCGCTGATTTGAAAAACGACATCGCCGCCTGGGAGACGGAGTACGATGTCTACTCGCCTGACGTGTTACGCGAGCGGGCGACTACTGACGACGTTTCCGCCGAGCAAGCGTACGAGTTCGTACGGATTGCGAGCGACTGGGAACTCGCCCGATATCGGCTCTCACTCGTGCAGGACGCCATCGAGAACTACGACACTTGGACGTCGGATCCGTCGTCGATCACGGTATGA
- a CDS encoding cold-shock protein codes for MAKGTVDFFHERKGYGFIATDDADDDVFFHMEDIEGPDLEEGQDVEFDIDDAPKGPRASNLSRQ; via the coding sequence ATGGCAAAAGGTACGGTTGACTTCTTCCACGAGCGGAAGGGTTACGGCTTTATCGCTACGGACGACGCAGACGACGACGTTTTCTTCCACATGGAGGACATCGAAGGGCCCGACCTCGAGGAGGGCCAGGACGTTGAGTTCGACATCGACGACGCCCCCAAGGGCCCGCGCGCATCGAACCTCTCGCGCCAGTAA
- a CDS encoding HesA/MoeB/ThiF family protein — protein MTHLDEDHRDRYSRHVVMDDIGPAGQKALLDAEVLVVGAGGLGSAVIQYLGAAGVGTLHLVDDDVIERSNLQRQTLHRDADEGRPKVDSAAEFVRALNPDVDVIPHEVRFTPENAEELVEGVDYVVDCTDNFRARYVLNDACTLAGIPFSHGAVFEFEGQVTTFEGTADSPCYRCLYPEAPPEDPESEEDIVGIMSAVPGTIGTIQATETIKGIVGAGTSLDGRLLFYDAERMDVEEVEIRKNPDCPVCGVDSEIDSLADIDYADGFAID, from the coding sequence ATGACCCATCTGGACGAGGACCACCGCGATCGCTACTCGCGACACGTCGTCATGGACGACATCGGGCCGGCGGGCCAAAAAGCACTCCTCGACGCCGAGGTCCTCGTCGTCGGGGCCGGCGGGCTGGGATCGGCCGTCATCCAGTATCTCGGGGCGGCGGGTGTCGGCACGCTCCACCTCGTCGACGACGACGTGATCGAGCGCTCGAACCTCCAGCGCCAGACCCTCCACCGGGACGCCGACGAGGGGCGACCCAAGGTCGACTCCGCCGCAGAATTCGTCCGGGCGTTGAACCCGGACGTGGACGTGATCCCCCACGAGGTTCGGTTCACCCCCGAGAACGCCGAAGAACTGGTCGAAGGCGTGGACTACGTCGTCGACTGCACCGACAACTTTCGGGCGCGATACGTGCTGAACGATGCGTGTACGCTCGCGGGTATCCCGTTCTCCCACGGGGCCGTCTTCGAGTTCGAGGGGCAGGTCACGACGTTCGAAGGCACGGCGGACTCGCCCTGTTACCGGTGTCTCTACCCGGAGGCCCCGCCCGAGGACCCGGAGTCGGAGGAGGACATCGTGGGCATCATGAGCGCGGTCCCCGGGACTATCGGAACCATCCAGGCCACCGAGACGATCAAGGGGATCGTCGGTGCGGGAACTTCCCTCGACGGCCGGCTCCTCTTTTACGATGCCGAGCGGATGGACGTCGAGGAGGTCGAGATACGCAAGAATCCCGACTGCCCGGTGTGCGGTGTGGATTCCGAGATCGACTCCCTCGCGGACATCGACTACGCCGACGGGTTCGCCATCGACTGA